The proteins below come from a single Miscanthus floridulus cultivar M001 chromosome 1, ASM1932011v1, whole genome shotgun sequence genomic window:
- the LOC136462456 gene encoding uncharacterized mitochondrial protein AtMg00810-like, whose translation MFVLVYVDDIIVASSSTAATHALLQDLQHEFALKDLGDLHYFLGIEVKRNQEGLVLSQQKYASDILSRAGMSNCKSIDTPLATSEKLSLTDGDKLGTEDSTKYHSMVGALQYLTLTRPDICYAVNKVCQFLHAPTMVHWSAVKRILRYIKGSWNTGLKISKSNSMIISAFSDADWAGCVDDRRSTGGFAVFLGSNIISWSARKQATVSRSSTEAEYKALANATAKMMWVQKLLQELGVPHVRTARLWCDNLGAKYLTANPVFHARTKHIEIDFHFVRERVAKKLLDVRFISSGDQLADVFTKPVSAARIKWFCSNLNFVSD comes from the coding sequence ATGTTTGTCTTGGTGTACGTGGATGACATAATTGTGGCTAGTTCTTCCACTGCAGCTACACATGCTCTtcttcaagatctacaacatGAATTTGCTCTTAAAGATCTTGGTGATCTTCATTACTTCCTAGGCATTGAAGTTAAACGGAATCAGGAAGGGTTAGTGCTGTCTCAACAGAAGTATGCATCCGACATTTTATCCAGAGCGGGCATGAGTAATTGCAAGTCCATTGACACACCGTTGGCAACTTCAGAAAAACTCAGTTTGACTGATGGAGATAAGCTTGGTACAGAAGACTCTACAAAGTATCACAGTATGGTAGGGGCGCTGCAATACCTTACTCTGACCAGGCCAGATATCTGTTATGCTGTCAACAAGGTGTGCCAATTCCTCCATGCTCCCACAATGGTTCACTGGAGTGCCGTCAAAAGGATTCTACGTTATATAAAGGGATCTTGGAACACTGGACTCAAAATCAGCAAGTCAAATTCCATGATCATTAGTGCCTTTTCTGACGCTGATTGGGCAGGCTGTGTGGATGACAGAAGGTCTACTGGAGGCTTTGCAGTGTTCTTGGGTAGTAATATCATCTCTTGGAGTGCTCGGAAGCAAGCTACAGTGTCTCGTTCGTCCACTGAAGCTGAATACAAAGCATTGGCAAACGCTACTGCCAAAATGATGTGGGTACAGAAACTTCTGCAAGAACTTGGTGTTCCTCATGTGAGAACTGCACGGTTGTGGTGTGACAACCTAGGCGCCAAGTACTTGACTGCAAATCCAGTTTTCCATGCACGTACCAAACACATCGAAATTGACTTCCATTTCGTTCGTGAACGAGTAGCAAAGAAACTACTTGATGTCAGGTTTATTTCTTCAGGAGATCAGCTAGCTGATGTGTTCACGAAGCCAGTTTCAGCTGCTCGAATTAAGTGGTTTTGCTCCAATCTCAACTTTGTAAGTGACTGA